A stretch of Lactuca sativa cultivar Salinas chromosome 6, Lsat_Salinas_v11, whole genome shotgun sequence DNA encodes these proteins:
- the LOC111882970 gene encoding uncharacterized protein LOC111882970 → MVLSGTQVIKITRSTLSTPRTHPSLLPPSSQPRHLNLQNSSSLFFCPNLLLSPSSSSLSHLRFTIMSHSYATDAQTKSADLAATIVISSTPEQIATACASVESFLHRHSPDQSRWFFSITFPTLICKIFGFDEQKPQNPNGNGWIDILASANDTEISCKVFDLLSPTGVLMSSVTAVDRLSLVKYVFPIERLPEWVRLTLQNGRECGVLSDLCPLFKGRLKDGVPFQVQLNILEYYLFWFAYYPVCKGSSDNHITVRTSVSKRFRLENWAYKSIPVFGSASKPRGNEQKNSDNGNLYIRLLCAYLRFFVPLGDLNAHSPYRSSLLHYSSSYNSFVLENAEFFVHTLIHFWIVDNDFSPLSVKLCKSYGVVLPLRSILAELPPTDVLGEVANVFVKYLNSSLLLNGVEGCDQMELIKAATWKGAGSVELKSREMFSSIGSIGYWNSCIQRPLYRYILRTFLFSPVDTPVKNVSQVFSLWVNYMEPWAVSLDEFPELDANTVNMKRDCKPHEYSSSWQGFVLSNYLFYSSLVMHFIGFAHKFIHTDPEVIVQMLSKVINVLTSSRELVDLIKNVDIVFHSVPAAGSSKSMLNTLYRFVPSIREQLQDWEDGLSETDADGSFLHENWNKDLKLFSTSEDGGQQLLQLLALRAESELQVISNENISNKLQLVKSVKAQMGCLFSGNVITSYSQCKQSEKEKHREIFRPRTGGNRQTTDIRYRGDWMKRPISGDEVAWLATLLVKLSGWLNEILGLNHPWENGSTSSSTTYVVVSGGGGGGDVYGVKDTMRLVVGGVMTFYREAVKFMREHGMRVNLRMLASKKVVTVLLIALAFTLLKRMFSNLLC, encoded by the exons ATGGTCTTGAGTGGGACCCAGGTCATCAAAATCACAAGATCCACGCTTTCAACACCACGTACACACCCCTCTCTCCTTCCGCCATCTTCTCAACCCCGCCATTTAAATCTTCAAAATTCCTCTTCTCTCTTCTTCTGCCCTAATCTCTTGCTCTCTCCATCATCTTCATCTCTTTCTCACTTACGTTTCACCATCATGTCACACTCGTATGCAACAGATGCCCAAACAAAATCCGCTGACCTCGCCGCCACAATCGTCATCTCCTCAACACCAGAGCAAATTGCCACCGCTTGCGCCTCGGTGGAGTCCTTTCTACATAGGCACTCACCTGACCAGTCGCGGTGGTTCTTCTCCATCACTTTCCCAACCCTAATTTGCAAAATATTCGGTTTCGACGAACAgaagccccaaaaccctaacGGTAACGGCTGGATTGACATTTTAGCGTCAGCCAATGATACGGAAATCTCTTGTAAGGTTTTTGACCTCCTTTCTCCGACTGGCGTTTTAATGAGTTCTGTTACAGCTGTTGATCGGTTATCTCTTGTTAAATATGTTTTCCCAATTGAACGGCTGCCTGAATGGGTCCGGTTGACGCTACAAAACGGTAGGGAATGTGGTGTTTTGTCTGATTTATGTCCTCTATTCAAAGGGAGGCTTAAGGATGGAGTTCCGTTTCAGGTCCAGTTGAATATTCTGGAGTATTACTTGTTTTGGTTTGCTTATTACCCTGTTTGCAAAGGAAGTTCTGATAATCATATCACTGTCAGAACTAGCGTAAGCAAAAGGTTTAGGTTAGAGAATTGGGCTTATAAATCGATTCCGGTCTTTGGTAGTGCTAGTAAACCACGTGGAAATGAGCAGAAGAACAGCGACAATGGTAATTTGTATATACGGCTTTTGTGTGCTTATCTGCGTTTCTTTGTTCCTTTGGGCGATTTGAATGCTCATTCACCTTACCGAAGTTCATTGTTGCATTACTCTTCATCTTACAATAGTTTCGTCCTTGAGAATGCTGAGTTTTTTGTTCATACGCTTATACATTTCTGGATTGTGGATAATGATTTCTCACCTTTGTCTGTTAAGCTATGCAAGTCATATGGTGTTGTACTCCCTCTTCGGTCTATCTTGGCTGAACTTCCCCCCACAGATGTTTTGGGTGAAGTTGCCAATGTGTTTGTGAAATACCTAAATTCGAGTTTACTTCTCAATGGTGTTGAGGGATGTGATCAGATGGAACTTATTAAAGCTGCAACTTGGAAGGGTGCAGGTTCTGTTGAATTGAAGTCTAGGGAGATGTTTTCTTCTATAGGATCTATTGGTTATTGGAACAGTTGCATCCAGAGGCCACTCTACAGATATATTTTGAGAACATTCCTGTTTTCCCCAGTTGACACTCCTGTGAAGAATGTTTCTCAGGTGTTTTCCCTTTGGGTTAACTATATGGAACCATGGGCAGTTAGTTTGGATGAATTTCCTGAGCTTGATGCGAATACGGTTAATATGAAAAGAGATTGTAAACCACATGAATATTCATCCTCTTGGCAAGGCTTTGTGTTATCAAACTACCTTTTCTATAGTTCCTTGGTTATGCACTTCATTGGATTTGCTCATAAGTTCATTCATACAGATCCAGAAGTTATAGTGCAAATGTTGTCCAAG GTTATAAATGTGTTGACATCATCTAGGGAGCTTGTGGACCTCATAAAGAATGTAGACATTGTTTTTCATTCAGTTCCAGCAGCAGGATCATCCAAATCAATGCTTAATACATTATACAGATTTGTCCCTTCAATCCGTGAACAGTTGCAG GATTGGGAGGATGGCTTGTCTGAAACTGATGCTGATGGCTCGTTCTTACATGAGAACTGGAATAAAGATCTGAAACTATTCAGCACAAGTGAAGATGGTGGACAACAACTTcttcag CTGCTTGCTTTGCGTGCTGAGTCGGAGCTTCAAGTTATCTCAAATGAAAACATTTCAAACAAGCTACAACTTGTAAAGTCTGTGAAGGCCCAAATGGGATGCCTATTTAGTGGCAATGTGATAACATCATACTCACAATGCAAACAATCAGAAAAAGAAAAACATCGGGAGATATTCCGGCCTAGAACTGGTGGCAACCGCCAGACAACAGACATAAGATACAGAGGTGACTGGATGAAGAGACCAATCTCTGGTGATGAGGTGGCATGGCTGGCCACTCTTCTTGTGAAACTTTCTGGGTGGCTGAACGAGATTCTTGGGCTGAACCACCCATGGGAGAATGGTTCCACCAGCAGCAGCACCACATATGTGGTGGtttctggtggtggtggtggtggtgatgtgtATGGAGTGAAGGATACAATGAGGTTGGTGGTGGGTGGGGTGATGACATTTTATCGGGAGGCAGTGAAGTTTATGAGAGAACATGGTATGAGGGTGAATTTGAGAATGCTTGCTTCAAAGAAAGTGGTCACAGTGCTACTTATTGCACTTGCATTCACTCTACTCAAGAGAATGTTTTCCAACTTGCTCTGTTAG
- the LOC111883004 gene encoding uncharacterized protein LOC111883004 isoform X2, whose product MPIKRLLLEVEPPSPVRYLIGSAIMMIGVVLPLGYMMFRNKRVPSSSSFAKQT is encoded by the exons ATGCCT ATTAAGAGGCTCCTGTTGGAGGTGGAACCACCAAGTCCAGTGAGATACTTGATCGGATCTGCAATCATGATGATCGGCGTCGTTTTGCCTCTTGGTTATATGATGTTTCGCAACAAACGTGTCCCGTCTTCTTCGTCTTTTGCTAAACAGACGTAG
- the LOC111883004 gene encoding uncharacterized protein LOC111883004 isoform X1 → MPIKRLLLEVEPPSPVRYLIGSAIMMIGVVLPLGYMMFRNKRVPSSSSFAKQTNKVLI, encoded by the exons ATGCCT ATTAAGAGGCTCCTGTTGGAGGTGGAACCACCAAGTCCAGTGAGATACTTGATCGGATCTGCAATCATGATGATCGGCGTCGTTTTGCCTCTTGGTTATATGATGTTTCGCAACAAACGTGTCCCGTCTTCTTCGTCTTTTGCTAAACAGAC GAACAAAGTTTTGATATAG
- the LOC111883003 gene encoding phosphatidylserine decarboxylase proenzyme 1, mitochondrial, which translates to MDKIEKKKLQTSGAKMKILLFLLKNPNVQLNTLAPPPSKKFLVLTITTSPLAICSSLRLSPARRRLPCEATGRIHSIATTPSHPTTAMMFGRKTSFNRRHRFFFLRKLRTATTQPQASLNGDRNSSGSKGKGNPFLVPGATVATIAMLGALHARRMYSDKKIEEARESGIEPELQPDVKAKFLNMLPLRSISRFWGHLCGKELPVWVRPYAHRAWARAFHSNLEEVGLPLKEYASLKDFAIRRLKDGARPINSDPHTLMSPVDGTVLRVGELKEGVMIEQVKGFSYSVSSLLGARSLLPLMAPPAHEDTSCQQENKLSSKSWWRISLASPKLREEPSSPPSPMKGLFYCVIYLTPGNYHRIHSPVDWNVLVRRHFSGRLYPLHSRAIRTIKNLYVENERVVLEGRWQEGYMAMAAVGATNIGSIELFIEPGLRTNLPRKKLVQSEAPQERVYEPQVMLKKGDEVGAFNMGSTVVLVFQAPTTSPSSEFSFCVEKGDKIQMGEALGRWHQQL; encoded by the exons ATggataaaattgaaaaaaagaaaTTACAAACTTCCGGCGCAAAAATGAAAATTCTACTTTTCTTGCTTAAGAATCCAAATGTCCAATTAAACACTTTGGCGCCACCCCCTTCAAAGAAATTCCTCGTACTTACGATTACAACATCGCCTCTCGCTATCTGCTCCTCACTTCGACTCTCCCCTGCTCGCCGTCGTCTCCCTTGTGAAGCCACCGGCCGGATACATTCGATAGCCACAACTCCGTCGCACCCAACCACAG CGATGATGTTTGGTCGTAAAACAAGCTTCAATCGTCGGCATAGATTTTTCTTCCTCCGTAAACTGCGTACTGCTACTACACAACCTCAAGCTTCCCTTAATGGCGACAGAAACAGCAGCGGGTCTAAAG GTAAAGGTAATCCTTTTCTGGTGCCCGGTGCAACTGTTGCAACTATAGCCATGCTTGGAGCTCTTCATGCTAGACGAATGTATAGTGATAAAAAG ATTGAAGAGGCTAGAGAGAGTGGCATTGAACCCGAGCTCCAACCTGATGTAAAA GCTAAATTCCTGAATATGTTACCTCTACGCTCCATTTCAAGGTTTTGGGGTCATCTGTGTGGCAAG GAACTTCCAGTTTGGGTGCGTCCATATGCTCATAGAGCTTGGGCTCGTGCATTTCATTCAA ATTTGGAAGAGGTGGGGCTGCCTTTAAAGGAATACGCATCACTTAAAGATTTTGCTATTCGCAGACTGAAAGATGGTGCTAGGCCAATCAATTCTGACCCACACACTCTG ATGAGTCCTGTTGATGGTACTGTGTTAAGAGTTGGAGAGCTGAAAGAAGGGGTTATGATTGAGCAAGTCAAAGGCTTCTCCTATTCTGTATCTTCCCTCTTAGGTGCACGCTCCTTACTCCCTCTTATGGCACCACCTGCCCATGAAGATACAAGCTGCCAACAAGAAAACAAACTCAGCAGCAAATCATGGTGGAGAATTTCATTAGCTTCACCAAAACTTAGGGAGGAGCCTTCTTCACCACC CAGTCCAATGAAAGGTCTATTTTATTGTGTTATATACCTGACACCAGGAAACTACCATCGAATTCACTCACCCGTTGATTGGAATGTGCTTGTTCGTCGCCATTTTTCTG GTCGGCTCTACCCTCTTCATTCACGTGCTATCAGGACAATAAAAAATCTTTATGTTGAGAATGAAAGG GTTGTCCTAGAAGGTAGATGGCAAGAAGGTTATATGGCAATGGCTGCAGTTGGTGCAACAAATATTGGCTCCATTGAG CTTTTCATTGAACCTGGTTTAAGAACCAACCTACCAAGAAAGAAGTTGGTCCAATCAGAGGCCCCTCAAGAGCGGGTGTATGAACCTCAAGTGATGCTCAAGAAAGGAGATGAG GTAGGTGCGTTTAACATGGGATCAACAGTGGTGCTAGTTTTCCAAGCACCAACAACTTCACCATCATCAGAATTCAGTTTCTGTGTTGAAAAAGGCGATAAGATACAAATGGGAGAAGCTCTAGGACGTTGGCATCAACAGTTGTAA